In one Nicotiana sylvestris chromosome 8, ASM39365v2, whole genome shotgun sequence genomic region, the following are encoded:
- the LOC138874978 gene encoding probable protein phosphatase 2C 55, which translates to MAIDEVDTIDECPNFLNESTNIQINTEPIDENFGTWMASDAFYIPKYGKAPLGEDAHFICIEEQTIGVADGVGGWAKRGIDSGEYAREFVRNAKLSIHKQREQKNKIDPKKVLNEAYLNTISQGNIGKSDDPSVAQEIEVPVEIWDVIVMGSDGLFDNVHNFELEALVQDGLIDLYELEDTKMLARKIAEYALKNSENKLICTPFSTESLKAGKQRIGVKRDDITVIVANILPLQFHLCYVIRYIIVGVTAKEYMC; encoded by the exons ATGGCTATAGATGAGGTGGATACTATAGACGAGTGTCCAAACTTCCTCAATGAGAGTACTAATATTCAGATTAATACTGAACCTATTGATGAAAATTTTGGCACGTGGATGGCGTCTGACGCATTTTACATACCAAAATATGGCAAAGCTCCTCTAGGCGAAGATGCACATTTTATTTGCATAGAAGAACAGACCATAGGCGTAGCCGATGGCGTTGGTGGATGGGCTAAACGGGGTATTGATTCTGGAGAATATGCTAGAGAGTTTGTTAGAAACGCCAAATTGTCAATTCACAAGCAGAGAGAGCAAAAGAATAAAATTGACCCTAAGAAAGTTCTCAATGAAGCTTACTTGAACACAATATCTCAAG GGAATATTGGTAAATCTGATGATCCAAGTGTGGCACAGGAAATTGAGGTTCCAGTAGAAATATGGGATGTGATAGTGATGGGATCAGATGGACTGTTCGATAATGTTCATAATTTTGAGTTGGAGGCATTAGTACAGGACGGGCTAATAGATTTGTACGAATTGGAAGATACCAAGATGTTAGCGCGCAAGATTGCAGAATATGCACTGAAGAATTCAGAAAATAAGTTGATTTGTACACCTTTTTCAACAGAGAGTTTGAAGGCTGGGAAACAACGTATTGGTGTCAAGCGTGATGATATTACAGTCATAGTTGCCAATATTTTGCCTCTACAGTTCCATTTATGTTATGTGATTAGATATATTATTGTTGGTGTAACTGCAAAAGAATATATGTGTTAG